A genome region from Geodermatophilus bullaregiensis includes the following:
- a CDS encoding alpha/beta hydrolase, with product MPDALLPGITATRVPTARLTQNVLHPEGTEPAGPGEAVLFVHGNVSSSLFWQPTVLAVHGTGRRVLAVDLRGYGDTDPVPVDARRGVRDWADDLGALFDALGLDRVHLVGWSMGAGVVLQRLLDDPARVASVTLVAPVSPYGFGGTAGAEGRRLAGDGAGSGGGAANPEFVAALAAGDTTDAAPTSPRSILRAFYVAPGSLPLDPALEDVFVAAMLSTRTGEDHYPGDSAPSDTWPGTAPGPRGVLNTMAPTVFDVSGVVDLPAKPPVLWIRGDADAIVSDTSAFDLAFLGQLGAVPGWPGAETCPPQPMVTQTRAVLDRYAATGGAYREVVLPGVGHSPHVERPQEFVVALLEHLVAPAAEPANLT from the coding sequence GTGCCCGACGCCCTGCTCCCCGGGATCACCGCCACCCGGGTGCCCACCGCCCGGCTCACCCAGAACGTGCTGCACCCGGAGGGCACCGAGCCGGCCGGTCCCGGCGAGGCGGTGCTGTTCGTGCACGGCAACGTGAGCTCGTCGCTGTTCTGGCAGCCCACGGTGCTGGCGGTGCACGGGACCGGGCGCCGGGTGCTCGCCGTCGACCTGCGCGGCTACGGCGACACCGATCCGGTGCCGGTCGACGCCCGCCGCGGGGTGCGCGACTGGGCCGACGACCTCGGCGCGCTGTTCGACGCGCTCGGCCTAGACCGGGTGCACCTGGTCGGCTGGAGCATGGGCGCCGGCGTCGTCCTGCAGCGGCTGCTCGACGACCCCGCCCGGGTGGCGTCGGTGACGCTGGTGGCCCCGGTGTCGCCCTACGGCTTCGGCGGCACCGCCGGCGCGGAGGGCCGCCGGCTGGCGGGGGACGGCGCGGGCTCCGGCGGCGGCGCGGCCAACCCGGAGTTCGTCGCGGCGCTGGCGGCCGGCGACACGACCGACGCGGCGCCCACCAGTCCGCGGTCGATCCTGCGCGCCTTCTACGTGGCGCCGGGGTCGCTGCCGCTGGACCCGGCGCTGGAGGACGTCTTCGTCGCCGCGATGCTCTCGACGCGCACCGGCGAGGACCACTACCCCGGCGACAGCGCGCCCAGCGACACGTGGCCGGGGACGGCGCCGGGGCCGCGCGGGGTGCTCAACACCATGGCGCCGACGGTGTTCGACGTCTCCGGGGTCGTGGACCTGCCGGCCAAGCCGCCGGTGCTGTGGATCCGCGGCGACGCCGACGCGATCGTCTCCGACACCTCGGCGTTCGACCTGGCGTTCCTCGGGCAGCTCGGGGCGGTGCCCGGCTGGCCGGGGGCGGAGACCTGCCCGCCGCAGCCGATGGTCACCCAGACCCGCGCGGTGCTCGACCGCTACGCCGCGACCGGCGGCGCCTACCGCGAGGTGGTCCTGCCCGGGGTCGGGCACTCACCGCACGTCGAGCGGCCGCAGGAGTTCGTCGTCGCCCTGCTCGAGCACCTCGTCGCCCCCGCCGCGGAGCCCGCCAACCTGACCTAG
- the dapD gene encoding 2,3,4,5-tetrahydropyridine-2,6-dicarboxylate N-succinyltransferase: MTAPAARSAVATGLATVTASGTVLDTWYPSPALGADGPTGTHQLGTLELGGELGHEFSGLVRSDELRGVEVVGVRTVIADLDAPPVDTHDVYLRLHLLSARLVRPHGVNLDGVFGLLANVAWTSAGPVLATELTPTRRAALRAARGHLTVLSVDKFPRMVDYVLPPGVRVADADRVRLGAHLAEGTTVMHEGFVNYNAGTLGPSMVEGRISAGVVVGADSDVGGSASIMGTLSGGGKEVVSIGTGCLLGANSGIGISLGDDCVVEAGCYVTAGSRITLPDGSVVKGRELSGRDGLLFRRNSVSGALEALPRTGTWGELNAALHAN, encoded by the coding sequence GTGACCGCCCCCGCCGCCCGCTCCGCCGTCGCCACCGGTCTCGCGACCGTCACCGCCTCCGGGACCGTCCTCGACACCTGGTACCCCTCCCCCGCGCTCGGCGCGGACGGGCCGACCGGCACCCACCAGCTCGGCACCCTGGAACTCGGCGGCGAGCTCGGCCACGAGTTCTCCGGCCTGGTGCGCAGCGACGAGCTCCGCGGCGTGGAGGTCGTCGGCGTCCGCACGGTGATCGCCGACCTCGACGCCCCGCCGGTCGACACGCACGACGTCTACCTGCGGCTGCACCTGCTCTCCGCCCGGCTGGTCCGGCCGCACGGGGTGAACCTCGACGGCGTCTTCGGCCTGCTGGCCAACGTGGCCTGGACCAGCGCCGGGCCGGTCCTGGCCACCGAGCTGACCCCCACCCGGCGGGCGGCGCTGCGCGCCGCGCGGGGGCACCTGACGGTGCTGTCGGTGGACAAGTTCCCGCGGATGGTCGACTACGTGCTCCCCCCGGGCGTGCGCGTCGCCGACGCCGACCGGGTGCGGCTGGGCGCCCACCTGGCCGAGGGGACGACGGTCATGCACGAGGGCTTCGTCAACTACAACGCCGGCACGCTCGGCCCCTCGATGGTCGAGGGCCGGATCAGCGCGGGCGTCGTCGTCGGCGCCGACAGCGACGTCGGGGGGAGCGCGTCGATCATGGGCACGCTGTCGGGCGGCGGCAAGGAGGTCGTCTCCATCGGCACCGGCTGCCTGCTCGGCGCCAACTCGGGCATCGGCATCTCGCTCGGGGACGACTGCGTCGTCGAGGCCGGCTGCTACGTGACCGCCGGCTCGCGGATCACGCTGCCCGACGGCTCGGTGGTCAAGGGCCGCGAGCTGTCCGGGCGCGACGGGCTGCTGTTCCGCCGCAACAGCGTCTCCGGCGCGCTGGAGGCCCTGCCGCGCACCGGCACCTGGGGCGAGCTGAACGCCGCCCTGCACGCCAACTAG
- the dapE gene encoding succinyl-diaminopimelate desuccinylase: MSSPPRLDLSADVLTLTRVLVDTPSVSGDERALADAVETALRSLGGLEVERVGDTVLARTGLGRDTRVVLAGHLDTVPIAGNVPSRLEDGRLYGCGTSDMKSGDAVMLRLAGRFGVPGAEPAHDLTFVFYDNEEVEAVKSGLGRVARERRGWLYGDLAVLLEGTDGEIEAGCQGTLRARLETRGRRAHSARSWLGVNAVHGLAGALAALAAYEAREVEIDGCLYREGLNAVGVSGGVAGNVIPDEAALTVNFRYAPDRDEDAAEAHVREVFAGAIAAGATLTVTDNAGGALPGLSEPAAAAFVAAVGKPARAKLGWTDVARFAALGIPAVNYGPGDPTLAHTREEHVLVERLQPAEDALTAYLATPAA; encoded by the coding sequence GTGAGCTCCCCGCCCCGACTGGACCTCTCTGCCGACGTCCTCACGTTGACCCGGGTCCTGGTGGACACCCCCTCGGTGTCCGGGGACGAGCGGGCGCTGGCCGACGCGGTGGAGACGGCGCTGCGGTCCCTCGGCGGGCTCGAGGTCGAGCGGGTCGGCGACACCGTCCTCGCCCGCACGGGCCTCGGCCGCGACACCCGCGTCGTCCTGGCCGGGCACCTCGACACCGTGCCGATCGCCGGCAACGTGCCCAGCCGGCTGGAGGACGGACGGCTCTACGGCTGCGGCACCAGCGACATGAAGTCCGGCGACGCGGTGATGCTGCGGCTGGCCGGGCGCTTCGGCGTCCCCGGCGCCGAGCCCGCGCACGACCTGACCTTCGTCTTCTACGACAACGAGGAGGTCGAGGCGGTCAAGAGCGGCCTCGGCCGGGTGGCCCGCGAGCGGCGCGGGTGGCTCTACGGCGACCTCGCCGTCCTGCTCGAGGGCACCGACGGCGAGATCGAGGCCGGCTGCCAGGGCACGCTGCGGGCCCGGCTGGAGACGAGGGGCCGGCGGGCGCACAGCGCGCGCAGCTGGCTCGGGGTCAACGCCGTCCACGGGCTGGCCGGGGCGCTGGCCGCGCTGGCCGCCTACGAGGCGCGCGAGGTGGAGATCGACGGCTGCCTGTACCGCGAGGGCCTCAACGCGGTCGGCGTCTCCGGCGGCGTGGCCGGCAACGTGATCCCGGACGAGGCCGCGCTGACGGTGAACTTCCGCTACGCCCCCGATCGGGACGAGGACGCCGCCGAGGCGCACGTCCGCGAGGTCTTCGCCGGGGCGATCGCCGCCGGTGCCACCCTGACCGTCACCGACAACGCCGGCGGCGCGCTGCCGGGCCTGTCCGAGCCCGCCGCCGCGGCGTTCGTCGCCGCCGTCGGCAAGCCCGCGCGGGCCAAGCTCGGCTGGACCGACGTCGCCCGCTTCGCCGCGCTCGGCATCCCGGCGGTCAACTACGGCCCCGGCGACCCGACGCTGGCCCACACCCGCGAGGAGCACGTCCTGGTCGAGCGCCTGCAGCCGGCCGAGGACGCCCTGACCGCCTATCTGGCGACGCCCGCCGCCTGA
- a CDS encoding TIGR00730 family Rossman fold protein, producing MTTIPPPADGRNPRPTRHRGPVVLRGGEPDPQTVGTTTDQRLLDRRGPTDWVHTDPWRVLRIQSEFVEGFGLLAELPRAVSVFGSARTKPDHPYYEAGVRIGGALARAGYAVITGGGPGAMEAANRGAHEAGGLSVGLGIELPFEQELNEWVDVGISFRYFFVRKTMFVKYAQAFVILPGGFGTLDELFEALTLVQTRKVTRFPVVLFGTAYWSGLVEWIRGALLESGTISPGDLDLFTVTDDVAEVLAHIRAAEAAGSPGDNGGGMRAPLSGPVEPVEG from the coding sequence ATGACGACCATCCCCCCGCCCGCCGACGGCCGGAACCCGCGCCCGACGCGCCACCGCGGTCCGGTGGTGCTGCGCGGCGGCGAGCCGGACCCGCAGACGGTCGGGACGACGACCGACCAGCGGCTGCTCGACCGCCGCGGGCCCACCGACTGGGTGCACACCGACCCGTGGCGGGTGCTGCGCATCCAGTCGGAGTTCGTGGAGGGCTTCGGCCTGCTCGCCGAGCTGCCGCGGGCGGTCAGCGTCTTCGGCAGCGCCCGCACGAAGCCCGACCACCCCTACTACGAGGCGGGCGTGCGGATCGGCGGGGCGCTCGCCCGCGCCGGCTACGCGGTCATCACCGGCGGCGGGCCGGGTGCGATGGAGGCAGCCAACCGCGGCGCCCACGAGGCCGGCGGGCTGTCGGTGGGCCTGGGCATCGAGCTGCCGTTCGAGCAGGAGCTCAACGAGTGGGTCGACGTCGGCATCAGCTTCCGCTACTTCTTCGTCCGCAAGACGATGTTCGTGAAGTACGCGCAGGCCTTCGTCATCCTCCCCGGCGGCTTCGGCACCCTCGACGAGCTGTTCGAGGCGCTGACCCTGGTGCAGACCCGCAAGGTCACCCGCTTCCCGGTCGTCCTGTTCGGCACCGCGTACTGGTCGGGCCTGGTCGAGTGGATCCGCGGTGCGCTGCTCGAGTCCGGCACGATCAGCCCCGGCGACCTGGACCTGTTCACCGTCACCGACGACGTCGCCGAGGTGCTCGCCCACATCCGGGCGGCCGAGGCGGCCGGGTCGCCGGGCGACAACGGCGGGGGCATGCGGGCGCCACTGTCCGGGCCGGTCGAGCCGGTCGAGGGCTGA
- a CDS encoding DivIVA domain-containing protein, protein MLSLLVGLAAVAVVGALLFLGGSVLLGRGESQPPADLDRSPVELPDDRPVTGEDVRALRISVAVRGYRMTEVDWLLEQLAQTIEERDETIAALRAAHDRPARAADADTDPGLTLPAGRTQDEQAAPAAGNGAGADA, encoded by the coding sequence GTGCTGTCCCTCCTCGTCGGGCTGGCCGCGGTCGCCGTCGTCGGGGCGCTGCTGTTCCTCGGCGGCTCGGTGCTGCTCGGCCGCGGGGAGTCCCAGCCGCCGGCCGACCTCGACCGCTCCCCGGTGGAGCTGCCCGACGACCGGCCGGTCACCGGCGAGGACGTGCGCGCGCTGCGGATCTCGGTGGCCGTGCGCGGCTACCGCATGACCGAGGTGGACTGGCTGCTCGAGCAGCTGGCCCAGACGATCGAGGAGCGCGACGAGACCATCGCCGCGCTGCGCGCCGCGCACGACCGCCCGGCGCGGGCCGCCGACGCCGACACCGACCCGGGGCTGACCCTGCCGGCCGGGCGCACGCAGGACGAGCAGGCCGCTCCCGCGGCCGGGAACGGAGCGGGCGCCGATGCCTGA
- a CDS encoding SRPBCC family protein: protein MPELVERVTVEAPPERVWAALTDWRSQGAWMLATDVETVGGPAQGVGGRLAARTGVPLPWRRGRHLGVLDTMVITEWDPPRRVVVQHTGRVVRGPGIFEVRPSGERTEFVWTERLYLPLGLLGRLGWPLAKPFVVVGVRLSLRRFARFATTYAG from the coding sequence ATGCCTGAGCTGGTCGAGCGGGTCACGGTCGAGGCGCCGCCGGAACGCGTGTGGGCGGCGCTGACCGACTGGCGGTCCCAGGGGGCCTGGATGCTGGCCACCGACGTCGAGACCGTGGGCGGGCCCGCGCAGGGCGTCGGCGGGCGGCTGGCCGCGCGCACCGGCGTCCCGCTGCCGTGGCGGCGCGGGCGGCACCTCGGCGTCCTCGACACCATGGTCATCACCGAGTGGGACCCGCCCCGGCGCGTGGTCGTCCAGCACACCGGCCGGGTCGTGCGCGGTCCCGGCATCTTCGAGGTGCGGCCCTCGGGGGAGCGCACCGAGTTCGTCTGGACCGAGCGGCTGTACCTGCCCCTCGGGCTGCTCGGCAGGCTGGGCTGGCCGCTGGCGAAGCCGTTCGTCGTCGTCGGGGTGCGGCTGTCGCTGCGCCGGTTCGCCCGCTTCGCCACGACCTACGCCGGCTGA
- a CDS encoding SigE family RNA polymerase sigma factor — protein MSTDREFTAFVVAHEAALLRTAYLLTGDRGHAEDLVQTALARAHRHWARVQRADVPVAYVRRLLVNCHLSWRRRLWHGEQVLETLPERPAGDWQDAHALADELRRALDLLSPRARAVLVLRFYEDLTETETARVLGCSASTVRTHTARGLSAVRRALDPEPTPLTDRRPS, from the coding sequence ATGAGCACGGACCGGGAGTTCACGGCGTTCGTGGTCGCCCACGAGGCGGCGCTGCTGCGGACCGCCTACCTGCTCACCGGCGACCGCGGGCACGCCGAGGACCTCGTGCAGACCGCGCTCGCCCGGGCGCACCGGCACTGGGCGCGCGTCCAGCGGGCCGACGTGCCGGTCGCCTACGTGCGCCGGCTGCTGGTCAACTGCCACCTGAGCTGGCGACGGCGGCTGTGGCACGGCGAGCAGGTCCTCGAGACGCTGCCCGAGCGGCCCGCCGGGGACTGGCAGGACGCCCACGCCCTCGCCGACGAGCTGCGCCGGGCCCTCGACCTGCTGTCCCCGCGGGCCCGCGCGGTCCTCGTCCTGCGCTTCTACGAGGACCTCACCGAGACCGAGACCGCCCGCGTGCTCGGCTGCTCGGCCAGCACCGTCCGCACCCACACCGCCCGCGGCCTGTCCGCCGTCCGCCGGGCGCTGGATCCCGAGCCCACCCCGCTGACCGACCGGAGGCCGTCGTGA